The sequence below is a genomic window from bacterium.
CGAGATATAGACGATGAAAATTAACACTATTAGAGAATTACTATTTTGGTCTTATGCCAACCTCGCAATGGCGCATGCTGCGGTTTCAAATAAAGAAGAAAAATACAGTAGAATTCATTTTATTATTCGGAATCGATTATATAACGGCCTAAAAAAGGGCTCGATGGATATTGGACAACTCGCAGACGATGAGCGACTTAAGATGATATTACCTCAGTCTTGTTGTTACTGTGGTAGCAAAGAGCATTTAACCGCTGATCATCTTATTCCTCGCAAGAAAGGCGGAGCAAACACTGGCGATAACCTGGTTTGGGCTTGCCGCGCATGTATAGCTCTAAATGTGCCACAGATGCACTGGAGTGGCTGGCAAAAAGACAGAAATTTTCGCCTTTACTGTTACTTAGACGCTATCTTAAAA
It includes:
- a CDS encoding HNH endonuclease, with the translated sequence MKINTIRELLFWSYANLAMAHAAVSNKEEKYSRIHFIIRNRLYNGLKKGSMDIGQLADDERLKMILPQSCCYCGSKEHLTADHLIPRKKGGANTGDNLVWACRACIALNVPQMHWSGWQKDRNFRLYCYLDAILKWLSEFHVRKVLWIFRLVKHPRFHLRYQLFQRNFRNLKI